Proteins from one Candida orthopsilosis Co 90-125, chromosome 2 draft sequence genomic window:
- a CDS encoding Lte1 protein (protein similar to S. cerevisiae Lte1p) yields MEHRASVSVQLEEQWVDTSNQSIKRVEEQLGQTFNMGSTESRAEDINNSNEADRPKQSPASQQKLPEPDVESLDPEANYISKSLSDTGIYQQHIKPDYQYNKHNESIFDDEKLFPCLPPDNSETNLVKYDEQNPELINHATLQALIVQMTSPEVIDYNLISDFFLTYRIFSNSVDIMNLLTTRLIWSLQYINSGTEPNIKIGKLVLLRTFVVLRHWIINYFVDDFDNSHQLCDQFSSTINGIVMESNLVCRDNFKASGDYVYVTKILGELKVHWLTLLNKFWLLGLDVNNLMAENSLSMYTIPLTNELKRSKRLSKSNTEMSIHTNPSYRRSAMLSLYDQRTHHKMLIFDDDSTQEENPQFSINNLLLHHQSSRLSINNKIHEMQKQKRLIKSPIFSSSFENSAKSSPFIAPDLSHTPRTPTNHSPKNKRILAQTTKHNRMEIKDSSLDLRKTKAANLNVTPTKKGKTKAGPYNEIGFSTNGNVKLPTSKVATIIPPTPVKKMDCKIVKESVFGPQSNETNLAPPFFDGEHHDEFSRKKSIKKLMDGWKRSLSAHSRNSDAELKSVSIPQKDHSVSNASKNNLEHFLNSAMHVADETNIGSRVDILSARIVDELEYLIQYYTSYSNNSTIHEVDGCFIDEDGDRFVDVPEEATNSNQEVNLQSIEVSNDNEDDVDINDLSELNIIKIDNLINEKEDGPVQTIKVQRNISENILDELNISGESFQKAASINWNDDDAVDLDASAERETLLSQEQYDEFRGPNESKGKDDQEYDAPNFNFPQSTQSFETSTISTPSNITSYDAEVAELGIAMSPPPDKPKRVSYIEGAHSSLVYNKRISRISRNSTGSGIRRESLASYLSYDSAFSITNDSNSCKPNIMNTGLRKKTGFNNLRGEVEEEDGLGPSINLRSSQMSRQTSKSSKKSVRFSVLCALTELPFNEVDSISDENQQLRYSSADLANSSIFSVAIKNRRESNRAEYAQNTAVTGSSGNSIVIPGISSYALKELAAIPDESMRSTEDPVEYAFNKLEGKTAPAFTPKRKDDDDASDFQVEDTEAILRQINDANSEDAIDSTFDTTNVAPLTPIRKHATIKTVSSGHHSTSTPEKATNMEVFDFQQPAKINDPEVTEHPSPKIILDNYSPSSDLLSVRNIMDNNAHISFVLSFDSKSLADHFTVIEKDMLQEVDWKDLIELKWNKKLTPVNSWLEIIVNDDYYIKNKGVNLVIARFNLMVNWIISEILLTQSQTERIHIISRFIHIAQHCLALQNYGTLMQVILALTSQKVQGFKSTWRNLPPGDILTLKTLEELASPLKNFLNVRLSINHVTPSKGCIPFVGLYLSDLTFNAERPSFVNKDSTNDADLINFSKFRTSVHIVKSLSQCIEWSSNYQIEIQPDLLSKCLYIKSLDEEEMNYCISYTYD; encoded by the coding sequence atgGAACATCGGGCTTCAGTATCAGTTCAATTGGAAGAGCAGTGGGTGGACACTAGCAATCAATCGATTAAACGAGTTGAAGAGCAGCTCGGACAGACGTTCAACATGGGATCGACAGAATCACGAGCGGAAGAcataaacaattcaaatgagGCTGACAGACCCAAACAAAGTCCAGCTTCCCAGCAAAAACTACCTGAACCCGATGTTGAAAGTTTAGATCCAGAAGCAAattatatttcaaaatcattatcCGATACGGGTATCtatcaacaacatattAAACCTGACTACCAATACAATAAACACAACGAGTCcatatttgatgatgaaaagttgtttCCTTGTTTGCCACCCGACAATTCTGAGACAAATTTAGTCAAATATGACGAGCAAAATCCTGAGCTTATAAACCATGCCACCCTCCAAGCATTGATTGTTCAAATGACATCGCCCGAGGTTATTGATTACAATCTTATAAGTGACTTTTTCCTCACTTATAGGATCTTTTCCAATAGCGTTGACATAATGAATCTATTAACAACGAGGTTAATTTGGTCACTACAATATATCAATTCCGGCACTGAACCGAATATCAAGATTGGAAAACTAGTCTTACTTCGAACGTTTGTGGTATTGCGGCATTGGATCAtcaattattttgttgacgACTTTGATAACAGCCACCAACTATGTGACCAATTTTCTCTGACAATAAACGGTATAGTAATGGAGTCTAATTTGGTTTGCAGggacaatttcaaagcttcAGGAGACTACGTTTATGTGACAAAAATCCTTGGTGAATTAAAGGTGCATTGGCTAACTTTATTGAATAAGTTTTGGCTCCTTGGACTAGATGTGAATAACCTTATGGCGGAGAATTCTTTATCAATGTACACAATACCTTTGACCAATGAACTCAAACGCTCCAAAAGACTTTCGAAGTCAAATACGGAGATGTCGATACACACAAATCCTTCATATCGTCGGTCAGCCATGCTTTCATTGTACGATCAGAGAACACATCATAAAATGCTAATATTTGATGACGATTCTACTCAAGAAGAGAATCCACAATTTTCCATAAATAACCTTTTACTACACCATCAATCATCTCGTTTGTcgataaacaacaaaattcatgagatgcaaaaacaaaagagattGATCAAATCGCCCATTTTTAGttcttcatttgaaaattcagCAAAATCCTCCCCCTTCATCGCACCCGACTTGCTGCATACTCCACGTACTCCTACAAATCATTCACCAAAAAACAAGCGAATTTTGGCCCAAACTACCAAGCACAATCGAATGGAAATCAAGGACTCATCTCTAGATTTGAGAAAAACAAAGGCTGCAAATTTAAATGTGACACCTACCAAAAAGGGGAAAACTAAGGCAGGTCCCTacaatgaaattggattCTCGACAAATGGTAATGTTAAACTCCCGACATCAAAAGTTGCTACAATTATTCCACCTACACCAGTCAAGAAAATGGACTGCAAGATTGTCAAGGAAAGCGTGTTTGGACCTCAACTGAATGAGACAAATTTAGCGCCTCCATTTTTTGATGGGGAACATCACGACGAGTTTTCAAGAAAGAAGTCGATCaagaagttgatggatGGATGGAAGAGGTCACTTTCGGCCCATTCACGCAACTCCGATGCAGAACTCAAGAGTGTTCTGATACCGCAAAAGGACCATTCAGTGTCCAATGCTTCCAAGAATAATTTAGAGCATTTTCTAAACAGTGCTATGCATGTGGCGGATGAGACGAATATTGGAAGTCGAGTCGATATATTGAGTGCAAGAATCGTTGACGAGTTAGAGTACTTGATACAATACTACACCAGTTATTCAAACAATAGTACAATTCATGAAGTTGATGGTTgttttattgatgaagatggcGATAGATTTGTGGATGTTCCAGAGGAGGCTACGAACAGCAATCAAGAAGTCAACTTGCAATCTATCgaagtttcaaatgataACGAAGACGATGTTGATATCAATGATCTATCCGAATTGAACATTATCAAGATTGATAACCTtataaatgaaaaagaagatgggCCAGTTCAAACTATCAAAGTACAAAGGAATATATCTGAAAATATACTTGACGAATTGAATATATCCGGAGAGTCATTTCAAAAGGCTGCTAGCATAAACTGgaacgatgatgatgctgtCGACTTAGATGCATCTGCGGAAAGGGAAACTCTTTTACTGCAGGAGCaatatgatgaatttcGTGGTCctaatgaatcaaaaggaaaagatgATCAAGAGTATGACGCACCCAACTTTAATTTCCCTCAATCTACCCAATCCTTTGAAACGTCTACTATATCCACTCCTAGCAATATTACACTGTATGATGCTGAAGTAGCTGAATTGGGTATAGCCATGAGTCCGCCACCCGATAAACCAAAGAGAGTGAGCTACATTGAGGGTGCACATTCCAGCCTTGTTTATAACAAAAGAATCTCCAGAATATCACGAAATTCCACTGGATCTGGAATCAGGAGAGAGTCACTAGCTTCTTACCTCAGCTATGATTCtgctttttcaatcacTAACGATAGCAATTCATGCAAGCCGAATATCATGAACACTGGTCTTAGAAAGAAAACTGGATTCAACAATCTCAGGGGTGAggttgaagaagaggatggATTGGGCCCTTCCATCAACTTACGGTCGTCACAAATGTCTCGCCAAACatcaaaaagttcaaaaaaAAGTGTGAGGTTTAGTGTTTTGTGCGCACTTACTGAATTACCAtttaatgaagttgataGTATTTCAGACGAGAACCAACAGTTGCGTTATTCTTCGGCAGATTTGGCGAATAGTTCCATATTTTCTGTTGCTATAAAGAACCGACGAGAATCAAATAGAGCAGAATATGCACAAAATACAGCAGTGACGGGTTCATCAGGCAATTCAATCGTAATACCAGGAATAAGTTCCTATGCATTGAAGGAGTTGGCTGCTATTCCAGATGAGTCAATGAGGTCGACTGAAGATCCTGTTGAATATGCATTTAACAAGTTGGAAGGGAAAACTGCACCGGCTTTCACCCCAAAAAGGaaagatgacgatgatgcTAGTGATTTCCAAGTGGAGGATACGGAAGCTATACTTAGGCAGATAAATGATGCCAATTCTGAAGATGCCATTGACTCGACTTTCGATACCACCAATGTAGCTCCTTTGACACCGATTAGAAAGCATGCCACAATCAAGACTGTTAGTTCTGGTCAccattcaacatcaactcCAGAAAAAGCCACAAATATGGAGgtgtttgattttcaacaaccagCCAAGATAAATGACCCTGAAGTCACGGAACATCCGTCACCAAAGATAATCCTCGACAATTACTCCCCCTCAAGTGATCTCTTGTCGGTCAGGAACATCATGGATAATAATGCACACATTTCATTTGTCTTatcttttgattcaaagtCTTTGGCAGATCACTTTACCGTCATTGAGAAGGATATGTTGCAAGAAGTGGATTGGAAGGATTTGATTGAACTAAAATGGAACAAGAAGTTGACACCAGTGAATAGTTGGTTAGAGATAATAGTCAATGATGACTATtacatcaaaaacaaaggaGTCAACTTGGTCATTGCAAGATTTAATCTCATGGTTAATTGGATCATATCGGAAATTCTCCTCACTCAAAGCCAAACTGAACGTATTCATATAATTTCCCGATTCATCCATATTGCACAACATTGTTTGGCTTTGCAAAACTATGGGACTTTGATGCAGGTGATTTTGGCGTTGACATCGCAAAAAGTGCAAGGGTTCAAAAGCACATGGCGTAATTTACCACCAGGAGATATATTGACTTTGAAAACTCTAGAGGAGTTGGCGTCaccattgaagaatttcttgaatgttAGATTGTCTATAAATCATGTCACACCATCAAAAGGTTGTATCCCTTTTGTTGGATTATACTTATCCGACTTGACTTTTAACGCCGAAAGACCTAGTTTTGTCAACAAGGATAGTACCAATGATGCTGATTTAATCAACTTTTCGAAATTTAGAACTTCAGTGCACATTGTCAAGTCGTTATCACAATGTATTGAATGGTCAAGCAATTACCAGATTGAAATACAGCCTGACTTGTTATCAAAGTGTTTGTATATCAAGTCGTTAGACGAGGAGGAGATGAATTATTGTATTCTGTATACATAtgattga
- a CDS encoding Amo2 protein (protein similar to A. niger predicted copper amino oxidase), whose protein sequence is MSLHPFTQAKDYEIRLAAKLVKDAYPASANVHFVQIDRCDPPKKSMIDYITAEREGLPLPRIPRIFYCYYYTNTFDFHKALVNVTAGHVITKVQQPKGVVGPNLPDDMMEMEEYCNNHPAVLAEIAKLKLPKGYTIRNDPWIYATDDPNEKRQLIQCFMYVLAGNGHSESNHYSLPLKFSPVFECFTKKFIRMDFLPGGFDETTVPTQPWQEVPCREYHPDLNGETVPRDVKPLLISQPEGPSFTVKDGKVKWQGWEFRVAPTCREGFAVYDCWFKGRQVFYRISLSEMTVPYGDPRKPYHRKQAFDLGDCGFGAYGNRLNLGCDCLGVIKYMDGHSINASGEPITIPNTVCMHEQDDGLLYKHVNYRTLNAVVARKRIFIVQTIATVANYEYIINLKFVSDGSIDIETRATGILSTMPIDENVKVPWGTIVAPNCMAAYHQHILSFRIDPAVDGYKNTVVYDDTKKLLKDKDLNPFGIGFVSDRHYVEKAGYVEQSPFTNRTCKIINENVINPISKTPVGYKINMPARQMLLADKDSFNTRRATYATQQVWVTKYRDHELYAAGEFTNQSQKDTGVGVWANGVDNVRNEDCVVWATMGFTHIPRVEDFPVMPVETHNIQLAPFNFFDRNPALDIPQANNSFNKSILVEGEAEAACCKTKI, encoded by the coding sequence ATGTCACTTCATCCATTTACTCAAGCCAAGGACTATGAAATTAGATTAGCTGCAAAGTTAGTCAAAGATGCTTATCCAGCGTCCGCTAATGTCcactttgttcaaattgacaGATGCGATCCACCAAAGAAGTCGATGATTGATTACATCACTGCTGAAAGAGAAGGATTACCACTTCCAAGAATTCCAAGAATTTTCTACTGTTACTATTACACCAACACATTTGACTTCCACAAAGCCTTGGTTAATGTTACTGCCGGTCATGTCATTACCAAAGTGCAACAACCAAAAGGTGTCGTTGGTCCAAACTTGCCAGATGATATGATGGAAATGGAAGAATATTGCAACAATCACCCAGCTGTGTTGGCTGAGATTGCTAAGTTAAAGTTGCCAAAAGGTTACACCATTAGAAATGATCCATGGATTTATGCTACGGATGATCCAAATGAGAAAAgacaattgattcaatgcTTCATGTATGTTTTGGCAGGAAACGGTCACAGTGAATCCAATCACTATTCCTTGCCATTAAAGTTTTCTCCTGTTTTCGAATGCTTTACCAAAAAGTTTATCAGAATGGATTTCTTACCTGGCGgttttgatgaaacaaCAGTCCCAACTCAACCATGGCAAGAGGTTCCATGTAGGGAATACCACCCAGACTTGAACGGAGAAACTGTTCCAAGAGATGTCAAGCCATTATTGATTTCTCAACCAGAAGGACCTTCCTTCACTGTCAAGGATGGCAAGGTCAAATGGCAAGGTTGGGAATTCAGAGTGGCTCCAACCTGTAGAGAAGGTTTTGCTGTTTACGACTGTTGGTTCAAAGGAAGACAAGTATTTTACAGAATTTCTTTGTCAGAAATGACTGTTCCATATGGTGATCCAAGAAAGCCATACCATAGAAAACAAGCTTTTGATTTAGGAGATTGTGGTTTTGGTGCTTATGGTAACAGATTGAACTTGGGATGTGATTGTTTGGGAGTTATCAAGTACATGGATGGTCACAGTATCAATGCAAGCGGTGAGCCAATTACTATTCCAAATACTGTTTGTATGCATGAACAAGATGATGGTTTGTTGTACAAACATGTCAACTATAGAACTTTGAatgctgttgttgcaagAAAGAGAATATTTATTGTTCAAACTATTGCTACTGTTGCTAACTATGAgtacatcatcaacttgaaGTTTGTATCAGATGGTTccattgatattgaaactaGAGCCACTGGTATCTTGTCAACCATgccaattgatgaaaacgTGAAGGTTCCTTGGGGTACTATTGTTGCTCCAAACTGTATGGCAGCTTACCATCAACACATCTTATCATTCAGAATTGACCCTGCTGTTGATGGATACAAAAACACTGTTGTTTATGATGACACCAAGAAATTGCTAAAGGACAAGGATTTGAATCCATTTGGTATTGGTTTTGTTAGTGACCGTCACTATGTTGAAAAAGCTGGTTATGTTGAACAATCTCCATTTACAAACAGAACTTGCAAGATCATCAATGAGAACGTAATCAAtccaatttccaaaaccCCTGTTGGgtacaaaatcaatatgCCAGCTAGACAAATGTTGTTGGCGGATAAAGATTCATTCAACACAAGAAGAGCTACATATGCAACTCAACAAGTTTGGGTCACCAAGTATCGCGACCATGAATTGTATGCTGCTGGTGAATTCACTAATCAATCCCAAAAGGATACTGGTGTTGGAGTATGGGCCAATGGGGTTGATAATGTTAGAAACGAAGATTGTGTTGTTTGGGCCACTATGGGATTCACTCATATTCCAAGAGTTGAAGATTTCCCAGTTATGCCAGTTGAAACCCACAATATTCAATTAGCACcattcaacttctttgatAGAAACCCAGCATTGGATATTCCTCAAGCCAACAACTCTTTTAACAAGAGTATCTTGGTGGAGGGTGAAGCTGAAGCTGCTTGCTGTAAGACTAAGATATAG
- a CDS encoding Pex22 peroxin, producing the protein MMSRKAQRNPTLYLAALIATSAVAISYKVYDSYIKSSQSTPTKDTNDSTSLTPATKSFTISKKYLNKSIAITLSSSFLSSQLPLNEILTTQENMIFIIPPNLNEDDLNLKIPPNFKLLKCSNVQGYLQILKNLKPDCLLLCSDDLGINYTSLSSDLRNFIRTIINVEQDQDLMLQVRPVFN; encoded by the coding sequence ATGATGAGCAGAAAAGCGCAAAGAAACCCTACATTATACTTGGCCGCTCTAATAGCAACTTCGGCAGTGGCAATATCTTACAAAGTTTATGATTCGTATATCAAGTCGTCTCAATCAACACCTACAAAAGATACAAATGACTCCACATCTTTAACACCAGCCACCAAATCATTTACTATATCGAAAAAGTATctcaataaatcaattgcaataaccctttcatcatcatttctATCGTCTCAGTTGCCGCTTAATGAAATCCTAACTACACAAGAAAACATGATTTTCATCATTccaccaaatttgaatgaagatgatttgaatttgaaaataccTCCAAATTTTAAGCTACTCAAATGTTCAAATGTACAGGGTTATTTacaaatattgaagaatttgaaaccCGATTGTTTATTATTGTGCAGTGATGATTTAGGTATCAACTATACTAGTTTATCGCTGGATTTGCGTAATTTCATCAGAACGATAATCAATGTTGAGCAAGATCAGGATTTGATGTTACAGGTAAGACCAGTTTTCAACTGA
- a CDS encoding Frp3 ammonium transporter has product MSTEQPAAANAGNQDEITPYSEGHQEPQTHNPNKDVYGPHWGEVRSDGDYIYFGNERYLRSDLAQAFGGMMNPGLAPPQKPEYANPAPLGLSGFALTTFVLSLINCGARGVHIPNILVGLAYFYGGAAQLLAGFFELVLGNTFGGVALCSYGGFWMSWASIQVPAFGIVAAYEGHDQELAFAIGLFLLAWAIFTFFMMIMTLKSTLAFFSIFFFLTITFLLLGIGEIAGKVGVTKAGGVFGLLSAFAAWYNAYAGIANPQNSYLVVKALPLPDLEDRWRGKKEKTNQA; this is encoded by the coding sequence ATGTCTACTGAACAACCAGCTGCTGCTAATGCAGGAAACCAAGACGAAATCACTCCTTACAGTGAAGGTCACCAAGAACCACAAACTCACAATCCAAACAAGGATGTATATGGACCACACTGGGGTGAAGTTCGATCCGATGGTGATTACATCTACTTTGGTAATGAGAGATACTTGCGTTCCGATTTGGCTCAAGCCTTCGGTGGTATGATGAACCCAGGTTTGGCCCCACCACAAAAACCAGAGTATGCAAACCCAGCTCCATTGGGTTTGAGTGGATTTGCCTTGACTACTTTTGTTCTTagtttgatcaattgtGGCGCAAGAGGTGTTCACATCCCAAACATTCTTGTTGGTTTGGCTTATTTCTATGGTGGAGCTGCTCAATTACTTGCTGGGTTCTTTGAACTTGTTTTGGGAAACacttttggtggtgttgcATTGTGTTCATATGGAGGATTCTGGATGTCTTGGGCTTCAATTCAAGTGCCAGCGTTTGGTATTGTTGCTGCATATGAAGGTCATGATCAAGAACTTGCGTTTGCTATTGGTCTCTTCCTTCTTGCTTGGGCTATTTTCACATTCTTTATGATGATTATGACACTCAAATCTACATTGgcattcttttcaatattctttttcttgacCATTACATTCTTGTTATTGGgaattggtgaaattgCAGGAAAGGTTGGTGTCACTAAAGCTGGTGGTGTTTTTGGATTATTGAGTGCTTTTGCTGCTTGGTATAATGCTTATGCTGGTATTGCCAATCCACAGAACAGTTATCTTGTTGTCAAGGCACTTCCTTTGCCAGATTTGGAAGACCGTTGGAGaggaaagaaagagaagacCAATCAAGCTTAA